Proteins encoded together in one Salmo trutta chromosome 3, fSalTru1.1, whole genome shotgun sequence window:
- the LOC115175335 gene encoding membrane progestin receptor alpha-B, giving the protein MATVVMDQIGRLFINAQQLRQIPQLLESAFPTLPCTVKAHDVPWVFREPHIIGGYRQPEHSWRYYFLTLFQRHNEALNVWTHLLAAFIILVKCQELSETVDFLRDPHAQPLFIVLLSAFTYLSCSALAHLLNAKSELSHYTFYFLDYVGVAIYQYGSALAHFYYAIEEGWHARVRGIFLPTAAFLAWFSCFGCCYGKYASPRLPKFAHKLFQVVPSGLAYCLDISPVLHRIYSCHQQEGGCFNQAVAYHRYQVLFFLVSAYFFACPHPERWLPGRCDFIGQGHQIFHVFLVLCTLMQIEATRIDYIERRPLYERLHGNLAHDAVALFVFTACCSALTAFYVRKRVQAKMCEKEE; this is encoded by the coding sequence ATGGCGACCGTGGTGATGGACCAGATTGGTCGCCTGTTCATCAATGCTCAACAGTTGCGTCAGATTCCTCAGCTGCTCGAGTCGGCCTTCCCTACTCTGCCCTGCACCGTGAAGGCCCACGATGTGCCCTGGGTGTTCCGGGAGCCTCACATCATTGGAGGCTACAGGCAGCCGGAACACAGCTGGCGCTACTACTTCCTCACCCTCTTCCAGAGGCACAACGAGGCACTCAACGTTTGGACCCACCTGCTCGCCGCCTTCATCATCCTGGTCAAGTGCCAGGAGCTGTCCGAGACAGTGGATTTCCTCCGTGACCCCCACGCCCAGCCCCTGTTTATCGTCCTCCTCTCAGCCTTCACCTACCTGTCGTGCAGTGCCTTGGCCCACCTGCTCAACGCCAAGTCCGAGCTCTCCCACTACACCTTCTACTTCCTGGACTATGTGGGCGTGGCCATCTACCAGTATGGCAGTGCTCTGGCCCACTTTTACTATGCCATCGAGGAGGGCTGGCACGCCCGGGTGCGAGGGATCTTCCTGCCCACCGCAGCGTTCCTAGCCTGGTTCTCGTGCTTCGGCTGCTGCTACGGCAAGTATGCTAGCCCGAGGCTGCCCAAGTTTGCCCACAAGCTGTTCCAGGTGGTGCCCTCGGGCCTGGCCTACTGCCTGGACATTAGCCCCGTGCTGCACCGCATCTACAGCTGCCACCAGCAGGAGGGGGGCTGCTTCAACCAGGCTGTGGCTTACCACCGCTACCAGGTACTCTTTTTCCTGGTGAGCGCCTACTTCTTTGCCTGCCCCCACCCAGAGCGATGGCTGCCCGGGCGATGTGACTTCATTGGCCAGGGCCACCAGATCTTCCACGTGTTCCTGGTGCTGTGCACCCTGATGCAGATCGAGGCGACACGCATAGACTACATTGAGCGGAGGCCCCTCTACGAGCGTCTCCACGGCAACCTGGCCCATGATGCAGTGGCGCTCTTCGTCTTCACGGCATGCTGCAGCGCGCTCACTGCCTTCTACGTGCGGAAACGTGTGCAGGCGAAAATGTGCGAGAAAGAGGAGTAG